The Gammaproteobacteria bacterium genome has a segment encoding these proteins:
- the tviC gene encoding Vi polysaccharide biosynthesis UDP-N-acetylglucosaminuronic acid C-4 epimerase TviC has product MSRYQQIQDQLVTTPKIWLVTGVAGFIGSNLLETLLLLDQQVVGLDNFATGHQHNLDQVKASVSEQQWLRFIFIEGDIRNFEHCQQAVSGVDYVLHQAALGSVPRSIADPVLTNSANITGFLNMLTAAKNEQVSNFVYAASSSTYGDHPALPKVEENIGNPLSPYAVTKYVNELYAGVFKKTYDFNTVGLRYFNVFGKRQDPNGAYAAVIPKWTSALINGEELFINGDGETSRDFCFIENTVQANILAAMAPEQGLNQVYNVAVGDRTTLNELYGSIKAALAVNGVNYTKQPVYQDFRAGDVRHSQADISKISELLGYRPDYQIQQGIDKAMPWYIKFLSGNTVGK; this is encoded by the coding sequence ATGTCTAGGTACCAACAAATACAAGATCAACTTGTCACAACCCCTAAAATTTGGTTAGTTACTGGAGTGGCTGGCTTTATTGGGTCTAACTTACTTGAAACCTTGCTGCTTTTAGATCAACAAGTAGTCGGGTTAGATAACTTTGCAACCGGCCATCAGCACAATTTAGATCAAGTTAAAGCCAGTGTTAGTGAGCAGCAGTGGCTTAGGTTTATCTTTATTGAAGGCGATATTCGAAACTTTGAGCATTGCCAGCAAGCGGTGAGTGGGGTTGATTATGTATTGCATCAAGCTGCGTTAGGTTCTGTGCCGCGCTCAATCGCTGATCCGGTGTTAACTAATTCGGCAAATATCACCGGCTTTTTAAACATGTTAACTGCGGCAAAAAATGAGCAAGTGAGTAACTTTGTTTATGCGGCGTCTAGTTCAACCTATGGCGATCACCCAGCACTGCCCAAGGTAGAAGAAAACATCGGTAACCCGTTGTCACCTTACGCGGTGACAAAATATGTTAATGAACTTTATGCTGGGGTATTTAAGAAAACCTATGATTTTAATACCGTTGGTTTACGCTATTTTAATGTCTTTGGTAAACGACAAGATCCTAATGGTGCTTATGCCGCTGTTATTCCTAAATGGACATCGGCGCTCATTAATGGCGAAGAGTTATTCATTAATGGTGATGGCGAAACCAGCCGAGATTTTTGTTTTATTGAAAATACCGTGCAAGCTAATATTTTGGCGGCTATGGCACCAGAGCAAGGGCTAAACCAAGTTTATAATGTTGCGGTAGGCGATAGAACCACACTTAATGAGTTATATGGCAGCATTAAAGCCGCGCTAGCTGTTAACGGTGTTAATTATACTAAGCAACCTGTGTATCAAGATTTTAGGGCTGGTGATGTCCGCCACTCTCAGGCTGACATTTCTAAAATTAGCGAGTTACTGGGTTATCGACCTGATTATCAAATACAGCAGGGCATTGATAAAGCGATGCCTTGGTATATTAAGTTTTTAAGCGGAAATACCGTTGGCAAGTAA
- the galE gene encoding UDP-glucose 4-epimerase GalE — protein sequence MTVFVTGGAGYIGSHTIVELLNEGQQVVVLDNLSNSSEEALRRVEGITGKSVTFYRGDVLDAPLLDSIFKKHDIGSVIHFAGLKAVGESVSLPLKYYQNNVAGTLVLCEAMAKANVKNLVFSSSATVYGDPASLPITEDFPTGATNPYGQSKLMVEYVLSDLAASDSSWNIAVLRYFNPVGAHKSGLIGEDPNDIPNNLMPFIAQVAVGKREQLSVFGSDYDTHDGTGVRDYIHVVDLAQGHLKALVKLNSSPGLVTYNLGTGVGYSVLDMVKAFEVACGNAIAYQLVERRPGDIAACYANPDKAAQELGWVATHKIEDMANSSWLWQSSNPQGYNA from the coding sequence ATGACTGTTTTTGTTACGGGTGGCGCAGGTTATATTGGCAGTCACACGATTGTTGAGTTGTTAAATGAAGGCCAACAAGTGGTGGTGCTCGATAACTTGAGTAACTCGAGTGAAGAGGCGTTGCGTCGTGTTGAGGGAATTACCGGTAAATCGGTGACTTTCTATCGCGGGGATGTACTAGATGCACCATTGCTTGATTCTATTTTTAAAAAACATGATATTGGATCAGTTATTCATTTTGCTGGGCTTAAAGCCGTTGGCGAGTCGGTGTCTTTGCCGCTTAAATATTATCAAAACAATGTCGCTGGTACATTAGTACTGTGTGAGGCGATGGCTAAAGCGAACGTTAAGAACTTAGTGTTTAGTTCGTCGGCTACCGTTTATGGCGATCCTGCCTCTTTGCCAATAACCGAAGATTTCCCAACTGGGGCGACCAATCCTTATGGTCAATCGAAGTTGATGGTTGAATATGTACTTAGCGATTTAGCAGCGTCGGACTCCAGCTGGAATATTGCGGTGTTACGTTATTTTAATCCGGTTGGGGCCCACAAAAGTGGTTTGATTGGGGAGGATCCTAATGATATCCCGAATAACTTGATGCCTTTCATCGCACAAGTGGCTGTGGGCAAACGTGAGCAGCTTAGCGTGTTTGGCAGTGATTATGATACCCATGATGGCACTGGCGTGCGTGATTATATTCATGTGGTGGATTTGGCCCAGGGACATTTAAAGGCACTGGTTAAGTTAAATAGTTCTCCAGGTTTAGTTACTTATAATTTGGGCACTGGTGTGGGTTATAGCGTGCTTGATATGGTGAAGGCTTTTGAGGTAGCGTGTGGTAATGCCATCGCTTATCAACTGGTTGAGCGTCGCCCTGGCGACATTGCTGCTTGTTATGCAAATCCTGACAAGGCTGCTCAGGAGCTTGGTTGGGTCGCTACTCACAAGATCGAGGATATGGCCAATAGCAGTTGGCTGTGGCAGTCGAGTAATCCGCAAGGATATAACGCTTAA
- a CDS encoding transposase domain-containing protein, whose protein sequence is ITERDIRPFTTGRKNWMFSQSVKGAEASATLYGIVMTCRANDINPYFYFQHLFKTLPNLDEQTDLTALMPWNVQLDYTSG, encoded by the coding sequence ATTACCGAAAGAGATATCAGGCCGTTCACCACAGGCAGGAAAAATTGGATGTTCTCACAATCGGTTAAAGGAGCTGAGGCCAGCGCGACGCTTTATGGTATCGTGATGACTTGCCGGGCCAATGACATCAATCCATATTTCTACTTCCAGCACTTGTTCAAAACACTGCCTAATTTAGATGAACAAACCGATTTAACGGCATTGATGCCGTGGAATGTGCAGCTCGATTACACGTCAGGCTAA